The following coding sequences lie in one Streptomyces dengpaensis genomic window:
- a CDS encoding DciA family protein — MTETINPTEQTSTNTPEVSGVDLARVALRQAREAAKKRGDSEARAPRRRQQTAVRRDGREPSGFAAVLQGLMADRAWEVPAAGGTVMDRWPDIAAAISPKLPSHVSAVAYNPAARQLDLRPDSPAYATQLRLITARIIATANNAVGTDAVHTIRVLPSGAAPAPRTAQPAPAAAATSEAPVKTRETASAGYHQALAAHQTAAPPSRIDPGIAEAVARQTRAMRALSQRAFPEPPDDAPATIEMARAQRRRQAAATEAAALRRARQERAARKSGTSADAPESASLRTTA; from the coding sequence ATGACCGAGACGATCAACCCCACCGAGCAGACCAGCACCAACACGCCGGAGGTGTCCGGCGTCGACCTCGCCCGGGTCGCCCTGCGCCAGGCCAGGGAGGCCGCCAAGAAGCGCGGCGACAGCGAGGCCCGCGCCCCGCGCCGCCGCCAGCAGACAGCCGTACGGCGCGACGGCCGGGAGCCGAGCGGGTTCGCAGCGGTTCTCCAGGGCTTGATGGCCGACCGGGCCTGGGAGGTTCCGGCCGCGGGCGGCACCGTCATGGACCGCTGGCCCGACATCGCGGCCGCCATCTCCCCGAAGCTGCCCAGCCACGTCAGTGCCGTCGCCTACAACCCGGCGGCCCGGCAGCTGGACCTGCGCCCCGACTCGCCCGCCTACGCCACCCAGCTCCGGCTCATCACCGCCCGGATCATCGCCACGGCGAACAACGCGGTCGGCACCGACGCCGTGCACACCATCCGCGTCCTGCCCTCCGGCGCCGCCCCCGCACCCCGTACGGCGCAGCCCGCCCCGGCGGCAGCGGCGACGTCCGAGGCGCCGGTGAAGACCCGGGAGACGGCATCCGCGGGCTACCACCAGGCCCTCGCCGCCCACCAGACCGCCGCGCCCCCCAGCCGCATCGACCCGGGCATCGCGGAGGCAGTCGCCCGGCAGACCCGCGCGATGCGTGCGCTCAGCCAGCGTGCCTTCCCCGAGCCGCCGGACGACGCGCCAGCCACGATCGAGATGGCCCGTGCCCAGCGCCGCCGCCAGGCCGCAGCGACCGAGGCCGCCGCCCTGCGCCGGGCCCGGCAAGAGCGCGCGGCCCGGAAGTCCGGGACGTCGGCCGACGCCCCGGAGTCGGCTTCGCTGCGGACCACGGCCTGA